Proteins co-encoded in one Arachis hypogaea cultivar Tifrunner chromosome 11, arahy.Tifrunner.gnm2.J5K5, whole genome shotgun sequence genomic window:
- the LOC112720622 gene encoding uncharacterized protein: MKVFIWVAYAVDRVDPNIIPPEIYMQSVVWSATVPLVSFECVEWHATDRFRRQFGLVQGLPSQERNLEKAHGETLKGPKNLNWATEASHSKWVMHWSNRYNYILSELPMPSHDLLDRYMHWYRSKYGNHLNMSNLVGQDNDEGDQDMEEGDQDLDEDNQDTDEGSQDMDADNEVEEPHSPHILPPTPIPEEQPQSSSHYVPQTQFPPSVPISQQYWGTSQFETGEGGSFSQLLGLMSADPGLPQYGQQPDFMAGRYSLDARYPGHTSSVASGGFVSVDSSRSNDGRGAFFSQNPNRVSMGLIEEDANTPERETDAYLVDDPDDEEDHDDDEIEEFDEDEESRNDGHARTPDETSKGYNLRIDPPRRSASRYTPSVFKKAAKKCKNLVKDVKWAMRK; this comes from the exons ATGAAAGTT TTTATTTGGGTTGCTTATGCTGTGGATCGGGTGGATCCGAACATCATTCCTCCTGAAATCTACATGCAGTCGGTGGTTTGGAGTGCTACAGTTCCGTTGGTATCATTTGAATGTGTCGAGTGGCATGCTACCGATAGATTTAGGCGACAGTTTGGTTTGGTTCAGGGACTACCTAGTCAGGAGCGGAATCTAGAGAAGGCGCATGGAGAAACCCTGAAGGGGCCCAAGAATCTTAATTGGGCCACGGAAGCGAGTCATTCAAAATGGGTGATGCATTGGTCAAACAGGTATAACTACATTCTATCTGAGCTTCCGATGCCTTCACATGATCTACTAGATAGATACATGCATTGGTACCGATCAAAATATGGGAACCACTTGAACATGTCAAATCTTGTGGGTCAAGATAATGATGAAGGTGATCAGGATATGGAGGAAGGTGATCAGGATTTGGATGAGGATAATCAGGATACCGATGAGGGTAGTCAGGATATGGATGCTGACAATGAAGTAGAAGAGCCACATTCGCCGCATATATTACCTCCAACACCGATTCCAGAAGAACAACCTCAGTCCTCAAGCCATTATGTACCTCAGACACAGTTCCCCCCATCAGTTCCAATCAGTCAACAATATTGGGGTACCTCACAATTTGAAACAGGAGAAGGAGGTTCCTTTAGCCAGTTGCTTGGGTTGATGTCTGCAGATCCTGGACTACCACAATATGGCCAACAGCCTGACTTCATGGCTGGTAGGTATTCATTGGATGCTAGGTATCCGGGCCATACATCATCGGTTGCTTCTGGGGGGTTTGTGTCGGTTGACTCTAGTAGGAGTAATGACGGACGCGGAGCTTTTTTTAGTCAGAATCCTAACCGTGTATCCATGGGACTCATTGAAGAAGATGCTAACACACCCGAGAGGGAGACAGATGCGTATCTAGTAGATGACCCGGATGACGAGGAGGATCATGATGACGATGAAATAGAGGAGTTTGACGAGGATGAAGAATCTCGTAATGATG GTCATGCACGCACTCCGGATGAAACCTCCAAAGGTTACAATCTGAGGATTGATCCACCACGTCGCAGTGCTAGTCGCTACACTCCATCTGTCTTCAAAAAGGCGGCCAAGAAATGCAAGAATTTAGTCAAGGATGTGAAGTGGGCCATGAGAAAGTAG